A window from Culex pipiens pallens isolate TS chromosome 3, TS_CPP_V2, whole genome shotgun sequence encodes these proteins:
- the LOC120428213 gene encoding uncharacterized protein LOC120428213, producing MGLFGWIKKDLSVHRRRESAPPLTQNITSASSSGVASSLRDESYLEKLNKFNEFRNQQRLERIAEGVALEPTTSPGRQGRIPSVIEEESDGLTGGTLSDISSDVEVSCEERKALLKKFEAPKSPRYTRHRSDGVAPRKPKRSVEFYRNINRIPESGEQGLNNGKNSNVSERFSMPTMLPSGIAKRNKTRFSKPNNSIYENEVEEFENQHVRDTLGDTYAVQSPPSRFYKKNSSPYVKPTVPCRVAPAVVDTTPKKQVNLLQKSSRPKSFKDKPAPPPPLPMTEPPKLQNHMNESGSDAQFAGSYKGFDLNASSIYDEHVISSRGYRGNMTTTNATSSSAKERRKSPFYQTIINKHGDLVDYALPFSDTQSEQNSSKNGTLINDIRACEEVINENFDFLNSNVHPTSTVLIDDCTSMINEPISVLKQRAPHIVTDLDRSLQSKNEPTDEVDLVIHEPNDILLELDSLEKWSKSIQLSDDFLQKQFTEKNMLEHFQRASSALLICWPKDVHYRVGSLRSPFLAPLEYSAGLFRNTPVTLRKYSLNVERSLYFAEEGCKKDADLLNQIKHYAIASLMAVCYDPGLNQATLVLEPFDFTLFDYIHKMNKRLSLFHAITVVQQIASAVAYLQECGYIHSNISSGTVLMRRYPYAVKLTSFELATEIADTVRKDIENRYGSTSSSRNSMTSSQNEELKKITTYSRLIKNDEQFMRDKYRKRSKEVSECRRRSARSTLGDNSAYDLQASRYLPYCKEYREKFSLFYYVAPELLVPKANFVFPTVATDVYSLTLLLWEILNGYVPFVVYSRQELEKLHVSAALLQLPMFEKERCDHFRKVFETGLADLSGRKLTVSDILDTVDCLLLEQDSEKQTRLNGFSDDYEERMDNSEVRKKNELNDVRKQSAMEKTDKKYFQSSGDYVNAESIARAKQRPVKPARKINKPKVEKEETKKSSLGSSFNLSNSALYQSIFDFNNKFLSPRSSKPIYERTSTVKKHKKPARAGKKAVKELFEPTAQTDSRSGSFHNLSEDVAKHAVGKTQEVIGPLEVYCKESPAKMNINNEKAKFFKETLLDKDSSAYDRTNEAPQSVTSKSCDSSPGTRRKSVYPSKLSNSMRFTIGDITLPDTPIARKNKIRKHAWLSDQKLGMSEGNTSTPVTPQGRRLCSFFNDLDSRRAGRSQGEFCTPLNMNISSSMQEIKPKKINISVNIIKSSDVGSQLKACSEDFSKTSPAIVDIDIDEPAVGECGTQKAESAGNIFEDTLWKKEKELCERSQHRRSTNDLDEADKSASVITAHLTSVRDTIRKIETTFENTGFDYSPGRKSIGDSAKKVEVEKKISEESVVVEENLLIPTKVLELEKTIEQCTPVEVETKPSVSHLDVVLTNNTQKKKEELLQHQQHPETPLFNPNSQLFIRRKATNGTSSSVIQRTVYRESIVSSTDLPGLDKLNSPTQAQPGSARKTKLTTRVTVNMRKISRRASDIGTSPAPSRPSSFIVEDEFAQPPSGCVTPTNGPTAAPFRHSCGNDLLKAIAAVRSSSVNESRPTSSVAGDRRSMCTPVKSGPRGDRFVCCNCGSSMVPADSLNVPSGSRIGMSAAFSELNFPRESLPSMFDENLGFIHIPGTPSSRQTLMPPNARSTEDLYIDDDFGPGQLQLGANMELLVDDAHYLDEFDYDVYTEETIYDTEEDDVKVGELQGPDEEQLFVSKCADLNPTSVDGAVFATMRPTVDGDERK from the exons GGACCTGAGCGTTCATCGACGCCGCGAAAGTGCCCCACCCCTAACCCAGAACATCACGTCGGCGTCGTCTTCGGGCGTGGCCAGCTCGTTACGTGATGAATCGTACCTGGAGAAACTGAACAAGTTCAACGAGTTCCGCAACCAGCAACGGCTCGAACGGATCGCCGAAGGTGTTGCCCTGGAACCGACGACGTCGCCTGGCCGTCAAGGTAGGATTCCCAGCGTGATCGAGGAGGAAAGTGACGGCCTAACGGGAGGTACGCTCAGCGACATCAGCTCGGACGTCGAGGTCAGCTGCGAGGAACGGAAGGCTTTGCTCAAGAAGTTTGAGGCTCCGAAGAGTCCGAGGTACACGCGACATCGGTCCGACGGGGTAGCTCCGAGAAAGCCCAAGCGATCTGTAGAGTTTTACAGAAACATTAACCGAATTCCGGAGAGCGGTGAACAAGGTTTGAACAACGGCAAGAATAGCAATGTCTCCGAGAGGTTCTCCATGCCGACGATGTTGCCCTCGGGGATAGCGAAGCGAAACAAAACGCGATTTTCGAAACCCAACAACTCTATTTACGAGAACGAAGTTGAAGAGTTTGAAAATCAGCACGTCAGAGATACTCTGGGAGATACGTACGCAGTGCAGAGTCCACCCAGTCGGTTCTACAAGAAAAATTCCAGTCCATATGTGAAACCTACCGTCCCGTGTCGAGTCGCGCCAGCGGTCGTCGATACCACACCAAAGAAGCAGGTCAATTTACTGCAGAAATCATCACGCCCCAAGAGCTTTAAAGACAAACCAGCTCCACCACCTCCGCTCCCAATGACGGAGCCACCGAAACTGCAGAACCACATGAACGAAAGTGGTTCCGATGCACAGTTCGCAGGATCGTACAAGGGCTTCGATCTCAACGCGTCCTCAATCTATGACGAGCACGTGATTTCTTCACGTGGATACCGCGGCAACATGACGACGACCAACGCAACCAGCTCATCTGCGAAAGAACGCCGGAAGTCACCCTTCTACCAAACCATCATCAATAAACACGGCGATCTGGTGGACTACGCGCTCCCGTTCAGCGATACCCAATCCGAGCAAAACTCATCCAAAAACGGAACCCTGATCAATGACATTCGCGCCTGCGAAGAAGTCATCAACGAGAACTTTGACTTCCTGAACAGCAACGTCCACCCGACCTCCACGGTCCTCATCGACGACTGCACCAGCATGATCAACGAACCGATAAGCGTCCTCAAGCAACGCGCCCCCCACATCGTAACCGATCTCGATCGCTCCCTCCAAAGCAAAAACGAACCCACGGACGAAGTCGACCTGGTGATCCACGAACCCAACGACATCCTGCTCGAACTGGACTCGCTGGAAAAGTGGAGCAAAAGCATCCAGCTGTCCGACGACTTCCTGCAGAAACAATTCACCGAAAAGAACATGCTCGAACACTTTCAGCGCGCGTCCAGCGCCCTCCTCATCTGCTGGCCCAAAGACGTCCACTACCGGGTCGGGTCGCTGCGCAGCCCCTTCCTGGCCCCGCTCGAGTACTCGGCCGGTCTGTTCCGCAACACGCCCGTTACGCTGCGCAAGTACTCGCTGAACGTCGAGCGCAGCCTGTACTTTGCCGAGGAGGGCTGCAAGAAGGACGCTGATCTGCTGAACCAAATCAAACACTACGCGATCGCGTCCCTGATGGCCGTCTGCTACGATCCCGGGCTGAACCAGGCCACGCTGGTGCTGGAGCCGTTCGACTTTACGCTCTTCGACTACATTCACAAGATG AACAAACGTCTCTCGCTGTTCCACGCGATCACCGTCGTCCAGCAGATTGCATCGGCCGTCGCCTACCTGCAAGAGTGCGGCTACATCCACTCCAACATCTCCAGCGGCACGGTCCTGATGCGCCGCTACCCGTACGCCGTCAAGCTGACCTCGTTCGAGCTGGCCACCGAGATCGCGGACACGGTCCGCAAGGACATCGAGAACCGCTACGGCAGCACGTCCTCCTCGCGCAACTCCATGACCTCGTCCCAGAACGAGGAACTCAAGAAGATCACCACGTACTCGCGGCTGATCAAGAACGACGAGCAGTTCATGCGCGACAAGTACCGCAAGCGGTCGAAGGAGGTGTCCGAGTGCCGCCGAAGATCGGCCCGATCGACGCTGGGTGATAACAGCGCGTACGATCTGCAAGCGAGTCGGTACCTGCCGTACTGCAAGGAATATCGGGAAAAGTTTTCGCTTTTTTATTACGTGGCGCCGGAGTTGCTGGTTCCGAAGGCGAACTTTGTCTTCCCGACGGTCGCGACCGACGTGTACTCGCTGACGCTGCTTCTGTGGGAGATTTTGAACGGGTACGTTCCGTTTGTGGTTTACAGCAGACAGGAGCTGGAGAAGCTGCACGTGTCGGCGGCGCTGTTACAGCTGCCGATGTTTGAGAAGGAGCGGTGCGATCACTTCCGGAAGGTGTTCGAGACGGGGCTGGCTGATTTGAGCGGGAGGAAGTTGACGGTTTCGGATATCTTGGATACGGTGGATTGTTTGCTGTTGGAACAGGACTCGGAGAAGCAGACACGGTTGAATGGGTTTTCGGATGACTACGAGGAACGGATGGACAATTCGGAGGTTAGGAAGAAGAACGAGCTGAACGATGTGCGGAAGCAGAGCGCGATGGAGAAGACGGACAAGAAGTACTTCCAATCGAGTGGTGATTATGTCAACGCGGAAAGCATAGCGAGAGCGAAGCAACGGCCGGTGAAACCGGCCCGCAAGATCAACAAGCCGAAAGTGGAGAAGGAAGAAACGAAGAAGTCTTCGTTGGGATCAAGCTTTAACCTGTCCAACTCGGCGCTGTACCAGTCGATCTTTGACTTTAACAACAAGTTCCTGTCGCCGCGATCGTCCAAGCCAATCTACGAGCGAACCAGCACGGTCAAGAAGCACAAGAAGCCGGCGAGGGCCGGTAAGAAAGCGGTCAAGGAGTTGTTTGAGCCAACTGCGCAGACTGACAGCAGAAGCGGAAGCTTCCACAATTTGAGCGAAGACGTCGCCAAGCATGCGGTGGGAAAAACTCAGGAGGTCATTGGTCCGTTGGAGGTGTACTGCAAAGAGAGTCCTGCCAAAATGAACATCAACAATGAAAAGGCAAAGTTCTTCAAGGAAACGCTTCTGGACAAGGACAGTAGCGCGTACGATCGCACGAACGAGGCTCCCCAGAGTGTCACGTCCAAGTCGTGCGATAGCTCGCCGGGTACCCGAAGGAAATCCGTCTACCCGTCCAAGCTGTCCAACTCGATGCGGTTCACGATCGGTGACATTACACTGCCGGACACGCCGATCGCGAGGAAGAACAAAATCCGCAAACACGCGTGGCTATCCGACCAGAAGCTGGGAATGTCCGAGGGTAACACTTCGACGCCGGTGACGCCTCAGGGACGACGCTTGTGCTCGTTCTTCAACGATTTGGACTCGCGCCGAGCGGGTCGATCGCAGGGCGAGTTCTGCACGCCGTTGAACATGAACATATCTTCGTCGATGCAGGAGATTAAACCGAAGAAGATCAACATCAGCGTGAACATCATCAAAAGCTCGGACGTTGGTAGTCAGCTGAAGGCGTGCAGCGAGGACTTTAGCAAGACGAGTCCGGCCATCGTGGACATTGACATCGATGAACCGGCGGTGGGGGAGTGCGGCACTCAAAAGGCGGAATCTGCGGGCAACATTTTCGAGGATACACTGTGGAAGAAAGAGAAGGAACTGTGCGAACGATCGCAGCACCGACGATCAACCAACGATCTTGACGAGGCGGATAAATCGGCATCGGTGATAACGGCCCACTTGACGTCGGTTCGCGACACGATCCGAAAGATTGAAACCACATTTGAAAACACCGGCTTTGACTACAGTCCTGGCCGTAAGTCGATCGGGGATAGCGCCAAGAAGGTTGAAGTGGAGAAGAAAATCTCGGAGGAGTCGGTGGTGGTTGAGGAGAACTTGCTGATCCCCACCAAGGTTCTTGAGCTGGAGAAGACGATCGAGCAGTGCACGCCGGTGGAAGTCGAGACAAAACCATCGGTGAGCCATCTAGACGTGGTTCTGACCAACAATACTCAGAAAAAGAAGGAAGAACTGCTGCAACATCAGCAGCATCCGGAGACGCCACTGTTCAACCCGAATTCCCAGCTTTTCATTCGTCGCAAAGCGACCAACGGCACGTCGAGCAGCGTCATTCAGCGTACCGTGTACCGGGAAAGCATCGTGTCCAGCACCGATCTACCCGGGCTGGACAAACTCAACAGTCCGACGCAGGCGCAACCGGGAAGTGCTCGCAAGACCAAGCTGACGACCCGCGTGACGGTCAACATGCGGAAGATCTCGCGACGTGCCTCGGACATTGGCACCAGCCCGGCCCCCTCACGACCAAGCTCGTTCATCGTGGAGGACGAGTTCGCGCAGCCTCCGTCGGGTTGTGTAACGCCCACGAATGGACCGACAGCGGCTCCCTTCCGCCACTCCTGTGGCAACGACCTGCTGAAAGCGATCGCGGCGGTACGAAGTTCCAGCGTCAACGAGAGCCGGCCCACATCCTCCGTTGCCGGCGATCGCCGGAGTATGTGCACCCCGGTAAAGAGTGGACCACGTGGCGACCGGTTCGTTTGCTGCAACTGTGGAAGCTCGATGGTGCCAGCGGACAGTTTGAATG TGCCCTCCGGGAGTCGCATCGGCATGTCGGCCGCATTTAGTGAGTTAAATTTTCCGCGCGAAAGTTTACCCTCAATGTTCGACGAAAATCTGGGCTTTATCCACATTCCGGGGACGCCATCCTCGCGGCAGACGCTGATGCCACCG AACGCCCGCTCAACCGAGGATCTGTACATTGACGACGACTTTGGCCCGGGGCAGCTGCAGCTGGGGGCCAACATGGAGCTGCTGGTCGATGACGCGCACTATTTGGATGAGTTCGATTACGATGTCTACACGGAGGAGACGATCTACGACACGGAAGAGGACGACGTCAAGGTGGGCGAGCTGCAGGGACCGGACGAGGAGCAGCTGTTTGTGAGCAAGTGCGCCGACCTGAATCCGACCAGCGTGGACGGAGCGGTGTTTGCGACGATGCGGCCAACCGTTGACGGTGACGAACGGAAGTGA
- the LOC120428220 gene encoding uncharacterized protein LOC120428220 has protein sequence MWLVIRRALVALLVLACLVQADGPSELGTVPHHHHHRDKRLVFTFNSATGVLCALSIPLIVPGRNIFVSYNFEMNYNMPTDSTDYTQGVLKRVDTPEINSVEGRGATAAGGNETGSEKGKTIRRSATFTRKKTYRTLEINLNRMGLNGKRCVLRAICEASDVPLNEFNGIVGDLLQIMLTPSHSADEQLPVEFYRAEEMGREHKCDKYRRHCPTSVLDVISVLL, from the exons CCTAGCGAGCTCGGGACCGTtccgcaccaccaccaccaccgggaCAAGCGGCTCGTGTTTACGTTCAACAGTGCCACCGGAGTGCTGTGCGCGCTGTCGATCCCGCTGATCGTGCCGGGGCGGAACATTTTCGTGTCGTACAACTTCGAGATGAACTACAACATGCCAACGGACTCGACGGACTACACGCAGGGCGTGCTGAAGCGCGTCGACACGCCGGAAATCAACAGCGTCGAGGGTCGGGGTGCGACGGCGGCTGGTGGAAATGAGACCGGTTCGGAGAAGGGCAAGACGATACGGAGAAGTGCTACGTTCACCAGGAAGAAGACCTATCGAACGCTGGAGATTAACCTGAACAG AATGGGTCTCAACGGAAAGCGATGCGTTTTGCGGGCGATTTGCGAAGCTTCAGACGTCCCTTTAAACGAGTTCAACGGGATTGTCGGAGATCTGCTGCAAATTATGCTAAC TCCTTCACACTCTGCGGATGAGCAGCTGCCGGTCGAGTTTTATCGGGCGGAGGAAATGGGTCGCGAACACAAGTGCGACAAATATCGGAGACATTGCCCGACCAGCGTTCTGGACGTGATAAGTGTACTGTTGTGA